Part of the Thermodesulfobacteriota bacterium genome, GACAAACTGACTGACCTCTTTGGTAGTGAAGAAACCGACGGATACTTCTGGGATAAAAGAAAACCGGCCTCCCCCCTGGGTCTCCTGCGGTCGCATGGCCTCCTCTTCGTTGGCCGGTCTAAAAAAGAGGGCGCTTATTATAAAATTGCCGTCATCCCTGCGGAGATCAGGCAAAACCTCTCTTTTTTGGAGGACATGCCTCTATAGCCGATATAAATGCAGCGCATCAGATGGCGCAGGCACGGCCTTTATCGTTTCGCAACCATCCCCGCAGATTGAAACCTGCACCTCTGGTTCTCCCCTTAACCGGCTATAACCAGCCACAATACCGGCGGCCTGAGACCTGTCGGAACAGGGAGCGGCCCCGCGTACCAGACCGGTCGGCCCTGCTCCACCGGTTATATTCATTAACAGATCACCCGGTTGAAAAAGGCCTTTAATTTCTTTATTCTCGGCCTCGTTTCTACCCACAACCAGCCAACTCTTCCCGGGGAGAAGAAAATGTCGTCCGACTTGCATGAGAAGGCAGGCGTTTTCCGTAATCACCGGCATGGCCCCAAAAAGATTCTTAATCCGCCGGGATAAAGCCGGGTCAGTGAGTACACACCCGCCGGCCGGTGCAGGGTAGTCATGGATGCCCAGCTCACGGGCCAGGGCCATCTGTTCTTTGCGCCCCCGGCCGCTTATGCCCAGAAGCCTGGTGCGATCCACCAATCCCTCTTCTTCCACACTGGTAGGCAGAAGCTTTAATGCGCTAAGCGGACGCAAGAGCAGGCCCGTAACCGAGGCATCCCTTTCTACTATGCGGAGTGTATCCCGGCGTTGGGACATGGGCCGCTGCCCCAGGACCTCACCGCTCACCAGAAACGAGGCCCCTCGCGAAGCCAGTTCCCTCCTGGCCCTTGTCAGCAGCAGGATCTTACAGTCCACACAAGGGTTAAAACAGCGTCCATAGCCGTGAGGTGGATTTCTTAAGACCTCTATAAAACTTCCCCCGACATCTATTACAGAAAGCCTTATTCCATACCGTCTCCAGACCTCTTCAGGATATGACTCCCGATCCTTCCTGCGGCCAAAGAAAGGAGAGACAAAATGTAAGGCCTCGACCTCTATCCTCTGCTGTTCCATTAACTTACAGACCAATATGCTATCCAGGCCACCGGAAAAGAGGGCCAGGGCCTTTACCTTGGTCAAAAACCCTATCTCCTTCGCCGCTCTATCATTTCCCGGGCATGCGCCCTGGTCTTTTCGGAAATCTCTACACCACCCAACATCCGCGCTATCTCTTGCACGCGCTCCTCCCCTGAGAGTTCTTTGACTATGGTTTCAGTGCGGGATCCCTTTTGCACCTTATCTACCCCGTAATGCCTGTCTGCAAAACAGGCAATCTGTGGCAGATGGGTGATACAGATAACCTGATGGCGGCCGGCCAGGTCCCCCAGCTTGCGTCCCAGTACCTCGGCTACGGCGCCGCCTATACCGGCGTCAACCTCGTCAAAAATGGTAGTTTCCACCCCATCCCTTTCTGTAAGGACGCTCTTCAGGGCCAGCGTGATACGGGAAAGCTCTCCTCCGGAGGCAATCTGCGCCAGTGGTTTCAAATCTTCGCCGATATTCGGGGCAATGAGAAATTGAACTTCATCGATACCATTTTCTGAAAGTATATCCCCTACCTCTTCCTTAAGCGGACTGAAATCAACCATAAATCTGGTACGAGGCATGTGGAGCGATTCCAGCTCCCGGCAGACTGCCTCTGCCAATTGTGAAGCCGCGGCCTTTCGCTTGGCCGACAAATCCAGCGCCCGCCGGATGACTTCTTCTTCGGCCCTGGCTACGGATGCCTCGAGACCGGCAAGTTCCTCTTGCCTTCCTTCTAAACCGGCCAGTTCCTGTTCTATCTCAGCGCTCAGGGCCAAGATTTTCTGGATGTCTCCGTCGTATTTCTTCTTAAGCCGGGACAGCTCCTGCAATCTATCTTCAAGGGTCTCCAGTCTCCCCGGGTCACTGTTAATCTTCTGCAGATAATCTCTCAATCGTAAGGCTATATCCTCTACCTGAAAAAAGGCGGTGTCCAGGGCCTCCACAAGCGGGGCCAGGGAACCATCGATCCCGGCCAATGATTGACCCAGTGTCCTGGACTCGCTGAGCTTCTCTGTCGCCGCACCGGATGAGGCATACAGTAAATCATAGGCGCGCTGGGCCCACTCGCGCAGTTTTTCCGCCGAAGCCAACAAAGACTTCTCCTGAATAAGCTCCTCTTCTTCACCAATCCGTAAATTCGCATTTTTTATCTCTTGCAACTGAAAGGCTAAAAGATCTTTACGCGCAGCCGCGGTGTTTTGCTGTTCAATCAGTTGGCGGCGCTGTTCACGAAGCTCCTGCCACTTTCGGTAATCCTTCTGTACCCCCAGGCGAAGATATGTCAATCCCCCGAAGGCATCCAAAAGAAGCAGATGATTTTGGGGACGCAAGAGGATTTGATACTCATGCTGCCCGGCGATGGAAATCAGTTCAGTGGCAAGCTGTGCTGCCATCTGCAGGGTAGCGGCCGTTCCGTTAATAAAAACCCGGCCTTTGCCGGTACGGGAAACAGTCCGCCGGATAATCAGGACCTCATCTTTGTCTATGCCAATGTCTGTTAGCTTCTGAGCCACCCGGCTGTCTTCCGGATACTCAAAATAAGCCTCTATCCTGGCCTCCTCCTTACCGGTGCGTATCAGGTGCGGGCCTCCCCGTCCACCCAGAACGAGCTGGATGGCCTGGATGATAATAGACTTGCCTGCGCCGGTTTCGCCGGAGAGGATGTTCAGCCCCGGGCCAAACGAAATCTTAAGGTTAGCGATCAGGGCAAAATCCTGGATGGTAAGTTCGAGCAACATAGATGAAAGGTACTTTAGTTTTATCCCATCATACATATTTCATTCAAGATTGCAATCCTCTCTCTGCCTAAATTTAGGAAAAAGGGGTTAATTCCCGATAAGATATCCAGTGCTCATCCGGAAACTACCGTTTCCGGTCGTGCCACAGGCAGATTCGCCGAGGCGAACTTCACGCTTTCAGCGATCAGCGATTAGCTGTCAGCATGTTTGTTATCCGTTATCCGTTAACCGTTGTCCGACATTTTCTTTCGGTAAACGGTCAACAGTGAACGGTGGACCGGCTTCATGCTGATAGCTCGTCCGGAATTTTTTGGTTTCCGGACGAAAACTATCCAATACCAGAAAGAGGGCATAGAGTTAAATGAACAAAAAAGAAAGAAGGCAAGTCTCCAGGAAGGCGGTCAGGCTTGAGATCTATTACTCAACCCCAACGGATATTTTTACCAGCCTCAGCCAAAACCTGAATGAAGGGGGCATCTTTATCGAAACCGACAGGCCTGCCCCTGTAGGGACAGTCGTTGAGATAAAATTTTATCTGCCCGGTGACCATAATAAGCCCATTGAGACGCATGGAGTGGTCGTCTGGTCCACGACCAGTCCCCCGGGAAAAGACACCGGGCATCCCCGGGCAGGAATGGGAATAGAATTTGAAAATTTAAGCGATCATGACAAGGAACGAATAAATAAATTTATCAGAGACATGAAGAACTGATACAAAGAGTTCAAAGTTCCAAGGTTCACGGTTCAAGGTTAGAGAGCGATGAAGATTGATATGAAAAGCGCAACGTAGCCAACCGTGAACCGTGAACCTGACAACCCGAGTAGTTACTCTTAAACTTTATATGGATTTACGGTCATAACCGGACAGGGAGCTGATTTTACAACCTGTTCGGCCACGCTTCCAAAAATGGCCTTGTCCAGCCCCTTCCGTCCGTGGGTGCCCATGACTATCAGATCAATCCTTTCTGTCGTGACTAATTTATTTATCTCCTCACCGACATCCCCAATCAGTACACGGGTTTCTAAATTTTTAAAACCCTCCAGGTGCTCTTTCACAAAGTTCTGCATGTTCTTCTCGGCGCCCCGAGACACCTCTGCTTCAAAGTTAGCTATCGAGGCATGTGGGATGTAAAAGCCGGAAAAATGCCCCAACCCCCTCACCACATAAACAAGATATAGTTTAGCATTAAACTTCTCAGCAAGGCTAACGGCATAAGGAACGATTTTTTTTGAACTCTCTGAAAAATCAACCGGACACAAAATCTTCTTAATTTCTTTCATGACCGCCTCCATGACTCTGGGATGTTGAGACAACTACCTTTATTATTTATGCTATCAGTTGTCATTTCCCCCTGTCAAGGCAAAAGCCCACTCTTAGGATGTGATCGGCAAGTTAACGATGCAGGTGGTGCCTTCTCCTACCTTACTCTTTATTTCGACAGACCCACCGTGGTCCTCGATTATCTTCCGCGAAATAGCCAGCCCCAGCCCTGTCCCTTTGGGTTTTGTGGTAAAAAACGGGTTAAATATATCCTGGAGATTTTCACCGGGAATCCCCTTACCGGTATCTGTAACCGTGATCTTAATTATCTGACCCTCCATATCCGTGGCAATGTCCAGCTTGCCGCCATGGGGCATGGCCTCGACCGCATTCTTGGCCAGATTGATAAGGATCTGCTTAAGCTGCCGGGGATCAAAAGAACTGGACGGAATATCAGGCCGAAGTGATTTGGTAAATTCTATCCCCTGTTTTTGAAGTTCTCCGGACATCAAGTTATAAACATCCAACGCCACCTCATTGATATTCTGTATGCTCTTCTGGGGCTGGGCCATTCTCGCAAAATCTGATACATCGACAAGCAAGCTCTCCAGCCGCCTTATCTCGTCGGTTACGATCTGCAATTTTTTCCTGTTCGGGTCTTCGTGCCC contains:
- a CDS encoding thiamine biosynthesis protein, with the protein product MTKVKALALFSGGLDSILVCKLMEQQRIEVEALHFVSPFFGRRKDRESYPEEVWRRYGIRLSVIDVGGSFIEVLRNPPHGYGRCFNPCVDCKILLLTRARRELASRGASFLVSGEVLGQRPMSQRRDTLRIVERDASVTGLLLRPLSALKLLPTSVEEEGLVDRTRLLGISGRGRKEQMALARELGIHDYPAPAGGCVLTDPALSRRIKNLFGAMPVITENACLLMQVGRHFLLPGKSWLVVGRNEAENKEIKGLFQPGDLLMNITGGAGPTGLVRGAAPCSDRSQAAGIVAGYSRLRGEPEVQVSICGDGCETIKAVPAPSDALHLYRL
- the recN gene encoding DNA repair protein RecN — encoded protein: MYDGIKLKYLSSMLLELTIQDFALIANLKISFGPGLNILSGETGAGKSIIIQAIQLVLGGRGGPHLIRTGKEEARIEAYFEYPEDSRVAQKLTDIGIDKDEVLIIRRTVSRTGKGRVFINGTAATLQMAAQLATELISIAGQHEYQILLRPQNHLLLLDAFGGLTYLRLGVQKDYRKWQELREQRRQLIEQQNTAAARKDLLAFQLQEIKNANLRIGEEEELIQEKSLLASAEKLREWAQRAYDLLYASSGAATEKLSESRTLGQSLAGIDGSLAPLVEALDTAFFQVEDIALRLRDYLQKINSDPGRLETLEDRLQELSRLKKKYDGDIQKILALSAEIEQELAGLEGRQEELAGLEASVARAEEEVIRRALDLSAKRKAAASQLAEAVCRELESLHMPRTRFMVDFSPLKEEVGDILSENGIDEVQFLIAPNIGEDLKPLAQIASGGELSRITLALKSVLTERDGVETTIFDEVDAGIGGAVAEVLGRKLGDLAGRHQVICITHLPQIACFADRHYGVDKVQKGSRTETIVKELSGEERVQEIARMLGGVEISEKTRAHAREMIERRRR
- a CDS encoding TIGR02266 family protein, which codes for MNKKERRQVSRKAVRLEIYYSTPTDIFTSLSQNLNEGGIFIETDRPAPVGTVVEIKFYLPGDHNKPIETHGVVVWSTTSPPGKDTGHPRAGMGIEFENLSDHDKERINKFIRDMKN
- a CDS encoding universal stress protein, with product MKEIKKILCPVDFSESSKKIVPYAVSLAEKFNAKLYLVYVVRGLGHFSGFYIPHASIANFEAEVSRGAEKNMQNFVKEHLEGFKNLETRVLIGDVGEEINKLVTTERIDLIVMGTHGRKGLDKAIFGSVAEQVVKSAPCPVMTVNPYKV